From Candidatus Effluviviaceae Genus V sp., the proteins below share one genomic window:
- a CDS encoding BamA/TamA family outer membrane protein, which produces MRLILTGLACALAALCLPLPAPAGEGAEEDPFITVEGREFVDLCFENGGCLGPSANLYYNRVDGLLFYMGLEYRADRLLHPRMRALLGWPSARDDEYYRFEIEQPIWSPDGFSVGVELYEKTAWSDDDDEFVSDFGNNFRAFFLRRDYRDYWRADGVTLFAQHHATPELTLRVEYRNDLITTLHAKESVWTAFDRDDEWRENPPLAVGILDAQREFEGRMRSVYTSVVYDSRNRYSHTGWRGRFFVEVAPEGLEGDYEFRRYWADAEWLTRLTSTQTMTFQGRWGIGSGTDFPSNRLFHLGGEHDLRGYELKEFSGKDLLFGRIEYGIRIRPALKTIFFVDGGETSYAADTPEADDSDGFVWDVGIGFRFDAPGLGDIRLDFARPVTDEERDIQVDFEMYY; this is translated from the coding sequence ATGCGGCTCATCCTCACAGGTCTGGCGTGCGCGCTCGCCGCGCTCTGTCTTCCGCTCCCCGCGCCGGCCGGTGAAGGCGCCGAAGAGGACCCCTTCATCACCGTCGAGGGACGGGAGTTCGTCGACCTCTGCTTCGAGAACGGCGGCTGTCTGGGCCCCTCAGCCAACCTCTATTACAATCGGGTCGACGGGCTTCTGTTCTACATGGGACTCGAGTACCGGGCCGACCGTCTGCTGCATCCGCGCATGCGGGCGCTTCTGGGATGGCCGTCGGCGCGGGACGACGAGTACTACCGGTTCGAGATCGAGCAGCCCATCTGGTCGCCCGATGGCTTCTCTGTGGGCGTCGAGCTCTACGAGAAGACCGCCTGGTCGGACGACGACGACGAGTTCGTTTCGGACTTCGGGAACAACTTCCGGGCGTTCTTCCTGCGAAGGGACTACCGTGATTACTGGCGCGCCGACGGCGTGACCCTCTTCGCGCAGCACCATGCGACGCCGGAGCTCACGCTTCGCGTCGAGTACAGGAACGATCTCATAACGACCCTGCACGCGAAGGAGAGCGTCTGGACGGCCTTCGACCGCGACGACGAATGGCGCGAGAACCCACCGCTCGCCGTCGGGATCCTCGACGCCCAACGCGAGTTCGAGGGCAGGATGCGCAGCGTCTACACGTCGGTCGTCTACGACTCCAGGAACCGCTACAGCCACACGGGCTGGCGGGGCCGCTTCTTCGTCGAGGTCGCGCCGGAGGGGCTCGAGGGGGACTACGAGTTCCGCCGGTACTGGGCCGACGCCGAGTGGCTCACGCGGCTCACCTCGACCCAGACGATGACGTTCCAGGGACGCTGGGGCATCGGAAGCGGGACCGATTTCCCTTCGAACAGGCTGTTCCATCTCGGTGGCGAGCACGACCTCCGGGGCTACGAGCTCAAGGAGTTCTCGGGAAAGGACCTGCTCTTCGGCCGGATCGAGTACGGCATCAGGATACGGCCGGCGCTGAAGACGATATTCTTCGTCGACGGCGGCGAGACCTCGTACGCGGCCGACACCCCGGAGGCCGACGACTCGGACGGTTTCGTCTGGGACGTCGGTATCGGCTTCCGCTTCGACGCGCCGGGTTTGGGCGACATACGGCTGGACTTCGCTCGGCCGGTCACGGACGAGGAGCGCGACATACAGGTCGATTTCGAGATGTACTACTAG